In the genome of Cryptomeria japonica chromosome 8, Sugi_1.0, whole genome shotgun sequence, one region contains:
- the LOC131026914 gene encoding RING-H2 finger protein ATL74, with protein sequence MGGKMIIEASPSPSQQPDFSPYIAEDTLVGLVVCLSAFISILSFVSAFMRLHIWRSREEHVTTMITNAGLKKAAIEALSAVIYSKLDSKLNTTECPICLADFMDGERVRVLPKCRHSFHMECVDRWLLSHFSCPTCRHCLLDTVVNIIQFGTTEIHYSRQTTVEQIHVPSSSSEEEESICIVCV encoded by the coding sequence ATGGGTGGAAAAATGATAATTGAGGCCTCTCCTAGCCCAAGTCAGCAGCCTGATTTCAGTCCTTATATAGCAGAAGATACTCTTGTGGGTCTTGTGGTATGTCTCTCTGCATTCATATCTATCCTGAGCTTTGTTTCAGCCTTCATGAGGCTCCACATATGGAGGTCCCGTGAGGAGCATGTGACCACCATGATCACAAATGCAGGGCTTAAGAAGGCGGCCATTGAAGCACTTTCTGCAGTGATTTATAGCAAACTTGATTCAAAGCTAAATACAACAGAGTGCCCAATCTGCTTAGCAGATTTTATGGATGGTGAAAGAGTTAGAGTTTTGCCCAAGTGTAGGCACAGCTTTCATATGGAGTGTGTGGATAGATGGCTTCTTTCTCACTTCTCATGCCCCACTTGTAGACATTGTCTTCTTGATACAGTGGTGAATATCATACAATTTGGCACAACTGAAATCCACTACAGCAGACAGACCACTGTGGAGCAGATTCATGTGCCCAGTTcttcaagtgaagaggaagaaAGCATTTGTATTGTTTGTGTATAG
- the LOC131030602 gene encoding RING-H2 finger protein ATL74, producing MGGEVAVEVARSLTMGASNQIENTDMSSDMHENSAVGIAVFLCALISLLGFLLILPWNSIRRSHERRMAERLANTGLKKEYIKALPCVIYSKVRSVLDVAECPICLAEFAEGEILRVLPKCRHSYHKDCVDRWLVSHSSCPSCRHSLVQSTERIEKEDGNTDSNCTGFEIECIVNS from the coding sequence ATGGGAGGAGAAGTAGCTGTAGAGGTCGCTAGATCTCTTACAATGGGCGCCTCAAACCAGATTGAGAACACCGACATGAGTTCTGACATGCATGAAAACTCTGCAGTTGGGATCGCTGTGTTTCTCTGTGCATTGATATCTTTACTGGGTTTTCTGTTAATCCTGCCATGGAATAGCATCAGGAGGTCACATGAACGCCGCATGGCAGAAAGACTGGCAAATACCGGATTGAAGAAAGAGTACATAAAAGCACTGCCCTGTGTTATCTACAGCAAAGTGAGATCAGTTCTGGATGTTGCAGAGTGCCCCATCTGCTTGGCAGAGTTTGCAGAGGGCGAAATTTTAAGAGTTTTGCCAAAGTGCAGGCATAGTTATCACAAGGATTGTGTGGATAGATGGCTTGTTTCACACTCGTCTTGTCCCTCTTGCAGGCATTCTCTTGTTCAGAGCACAGAAAGAATAGAGAAAGAAGATGGGAATACAGATAGCAATTGTACTGGTTTTGAAATAGAATGTATCGTAAATTCATAG